A genomic window from Candidatus Denitrolinea symbiosum includes:
- a CDS encoding dephospho-CoA kinase — MSRWPGKYIIGLTGNIATGKSVVRKMLEHLGAYTIDADSLSHRAIAKGAPGYQPAVDLFGKWILGRDGEIDRAKLGELVFRDAAALSQLEDIVHPLVAQATDIFIRRASQRVVVVEAIKLLESELKTACNAIWVTYAPEDLQAERLMRRRGMRRDQALERIHAQSPQSEKVAVATVVIRNTGSFEDLWKQVTEAWKQVSPVADTLPIAHKAPSSQLMVQRGRPRDSQAIAELVTVLSRGRRKMNASDVMESFGDRAYLMLRAGERTVGLAGWQVENLVARTTDLFLDPSVDVSAALEALVNEVERASLELQSEASLIFPPAELAGDEQPWKKLGYERRAPQTLGVQAWQDAAVESMPEGAALYFKQLRQDRVLRPI; from the coding sequence GTGAGCAGATGGCCTGGAAAATACATCATCGGCCTGACCGGCAACATCGCCACCGGTAAAAGCGTGGTCCGCAAAATGCTTGAACATCTGGGCGCGTACACCATCGACGCGGACTCGCTGTCGCACCGCGCCATCGCCAAAGGCGCGCCCGGCTACCAGCCGGCCGTGGACCTGTTCGGCAAATGGATCCTGGGCCGGGACGGGGAGATCGACCGCGCCAAACTGGGCGAGTTGGTCTTCCGCGATGCGGCCGCGCTCTCCCAACTGGAAGACATCGTCCATCCGCTCGTCGCGCAGGCCACCGATATTTTCATCCGCCGCGCCTCCCAGCGGGTGGTGGTAGTCGAAGCCATCAAACTGCTGGAAAGCGAACTCAAAACCGCCTGCAACGCCATCTGGGTCACCTACGCGCCCGAAGACCTCCAGGCAGAACGGCTGATGCGCCGGCGCGGAATGCGGCGCGACCAGGCGCTCGAACGCATCCACGCGCAGTCGCCACAGAGCGAGAAGGTGGCGGTAGCCACAGTCGTCATCCGCAACACCGGCTCGTTCGAAGACCTGTGGAAACAGGTGACGGAAGCCTGGAAGCAGGTCTCGCCGGTGGCAGATACCCTGCCCATCGCCCACAAGGCGCCGTCCAGCCAGTTGATGGTGCAGCGCGGGCGTCCACGCGACTCGCAGGCCATCGCGGAGCTCGTCACCGTGCTGAGCCGCGGACGGCGCAAGATGAACGCCAGCGACGTGATGGAATCCTTCGGCGACCGCGCCTATCTCATGCTCCGCGCCGGCGAGCGGACAGTGGGCCTGGCCGGCTGGCAGGTGGAAAACCTGGTAGCGCGCACCACCGACCTGTTCCTCGATCCCAGCGTGGACGTTTCCGCCGCGCTCGAAGCGCTGGTCAACGAAGTGGAGCGCGCCTCGCTCGAACTCCAATCCGAGGCTTCGCTCATCTTCCCGCCCGCCGAACTGGCCGGCGACGAACAGCCGTGGAAGAAACTCGGCTACGAGCGGCGCGCCCCGCAGACCCTCGGCGTGCAGGCCTGGCAAGACGCCGCGGTCGAATCCATGCCCGAGGGCGCGGCCCTGTACTTCAAACAACTGCGGCAGGACCGCGTACTCCGCCCGATCTGA
- a CDS encoding 16S rRNA (guanine(966)-N(2))-methyltransferase RsmD: MSLRVISGAAKGRKLKSVPGDTTRPITDMVKEALFNIIGADVVDSSWWDLFAGTGAVGIEALSRGASFVRFTDLNRAPIETIKFNLEHCRLAERAEVRRADSLAALTQPADRQFQNIYVAPPQYQGIWERALLTLDENPSWLTKDAWVMAQIAPREYKDLEFQNLVQFDERKYSNTLLVFYELQEK; encoded by the coding sequence ATGAGCTTAAGAGTCATCTCTGGCGCGGCGAAAGGACGCAAGTTGAAGTCCGTCCCTGGCGACACTACGCGCCCGATCACGGACATGGTGAAGGAGGCGCTGTTCAACATCATCGGCGCGGACGTGGTCGACTCGTCGTGGTGGGACCTGTTCGCAGGGACGGGCGCGGTGGGAATCGAAGCCCTGAGCCGCGGCGCGTCGTTCGTCCGCTTCACAGACTTGAACCGCGCGCCCATCGAGACGATCAAATTCAATTTGGAGCATTGCCGCCTCGCGGAGCGCGCTGAGGTCCGCCGCGCCGATTCGCTGGCCGCGCTGACGCAGCCCGCCGACCGCCAGTTCCAAAACATCTACGTCGCCCCGCCGCAGTATCAAGGAATTTGGGAACGCGCGCTGTTAACGCTCGACGAAAATCCGAGCTGGCTGACGAAGGACGCCTGGGTGATGGCGCAGATCGCCCCGCGCGAATATAAGGATTTGGAATTTCAGAACTTGGTACAATTTGACGAGAGAAAATATAGCAACACATTGTTGGTGTTTTACGAGTTGCAAGAAAAATAA
- a CDS encoding D-alanyl-lipoteichoic acid acyltransferase DltB, MBOAT superfamily codes for MQLLSPQFLLFAAVVLAVYYLLARKAQNVWLLAASYFFYVTVSWKYALVLLAVTTLNFYIGKKAASRAWFSLGVGLNLASFASLKLVSGPYGPRLLPLPPEALHLLLPVGFSFYILQAVSYLVDVHNRQTDAADDLVDFALYLTYFPKLLSGPIERPARFLSNLRAARRVDASALARGVGLILVGLVRKIVIADRLVSFLPPTVFSDPAAFSSLEKLIWLLVFTFGLYNDFAGYTSIVRGLSALFGIELSPNFRQPFFANSLSDFWTRWHISLSFWLRDYIFFPARRWLMQRRWPRLLATVLPPLATMLASGFWHGAYASVMAWGALHGLYLILEQLFKTRRPPSRILSALSVLVVFSVTTLTLIFFAASSLRAAAIYLLGLFDFTAQVSSAIPFIDLLAAAALTLWLDWQESRHATDAFFMKWTPSARAWGFAAALWLMVLFLGPQANVVTFVYQGF; via the coding sequence ATGCAACTCCTCTCCCCTCAATTCCTCCTCTTCGCCGCCGTCGTCCTCGCCGTCTATTATCTCCTGGCGCGCAAGGCCCAAAACGTCTGGCTGCTGGCGGCGTCCTATTTTTTCTACGTCACAGTCAGTTGGAAATACGCGCTGGTTCTTCTCGCGGTCACAACCTTAAATTTTTACATTGGCAAAAAAGCCGCCTCCCGCGCCTGGTTCTCGCTCGGCGTGGGACTCAACCTCGCCAGTTTCGCCTCCCTCAAACTCGTCAGCGGCCCCTACGGCCCGCGCCTGCTCCCCCTCCCGCCCGAAGCGCTGCATCTCCTCCTCCCCGTCGGCTTTTCGTTCTACATCCTGCAAGCCGTCTCGTATCTCGTAGACGTCCACAACCGTCAAACCGACGCGGCGGACGACCTCGTTGACTTCGCGCTCTACCTGACGTACTTCCCCAAACTTTTATCGGGACCCATCGAACGTCCCGCCCGCTTCCTCTCCAACCTTCGAGCGGCCCGCCGCGTGGACGCGTCCGCGCTGGCCCGCGGCGTCGGACTCATCCTCGTCGGCCTCGTCCGCAAGATCGTCATCGCGGACCGACTCGTTTCCTTCCTGCCTCCCACCGTTTTCTCCGACCCCGCCGCGTTCTCCTCGCTGGAAAAACTCATCTGGCTGCTGGTCTTCACCTTCGGACTCTACAACGACTTCGCGGGCTACACCTCCATCGTGCGCGGACTGAGCGCGCTGTTCGGGATCGAACTCAGCCCGAACTTCCGCCAGCCGTTCTTCGCCAACTCCCTGAGCGACTTCTGGACGCGCTGGCACATCAGCCTGTCGTTCTGGCTGCGCGACTACATCTTCTTCCCCGCCCGCCGCTGGCTGATGCAAAGACGCTGGCCGCGCCTGCTCGCGACCGTCCTGCCGCCGCTCGCCACCATGCTCGCCAGCGGATTCTGGCACGGCGCGTACGCGTCCGTAATGGCGTGGGGCGCGCTGCACGGACTGTATTTGATTCTGGAGCAACTCTTCAAAACCAGACGCCCGCCAAGTCGAATCTTATCCGCGCTTTCCGTTCTGGTCGTGTTCAGCGTCACCACCCTGACCCTGATCTTCTTCGCGGCATCCAGCCTGCGCGCCGCGGCCATCTACCTCCTCGGCCTGTTCGACTTCACCGCGCAGGTCTCGTCCGCCATCCCGTTCATTGACCTGCTCGCGGCCGCCGCGTTGACCCTCTGGCTCGACTGGCAGGAATCCCGCCACGCCACAGACGCGTTCTTCATGAAATGGACGCCGTCCGCGCGCGCCTGGGGATTCGCCGCCGCGCTGTGGCTGATGGTCCTCTTCCTCGGCCCGCAGGCCAACGTGGTGACGTTTGTCTATCAGGGATTTTGA
- a CDS encoding inosine-5'-monophosphate dehydrogenase, whose translation MQIRPTKGLTFDDVLLIPRRSSIASRQDVDTSTRLTADINIKIPILSANMDTVTEARMAIAMARAGGIGILHRFMSIEAQVREVKIVKRAQGFIIEHPYDTDPEATVAQARALMDRFKVGALIVKEADRLVGLVSQRDLMLAPASIGSVRAAMTPRERLITVKPDVTVEQARELLYKHRIEKLPVLDDDDKLVGLITSRDLIKLDQSPDVTTDEKGRLRVGAAIGVAAREEERAAELLKAGADVLVLDIAHGHADHCIQMVKSLRAKFPRVQIIAGNVASREGARELAEAGADAVKVGIGPGSICTTRIVTGFGVPQLTAVMDSAAGVKDSGRDIPLISDGGIRTPGDLVKALAAGAETAMIGGLFAGCDEAPGSPVLRDGKKVKVVRGMASLGATMDRRLAERGEDESAEDQEDWSKVVPEGVEAVVPYRGNVSEILHQLVGGLRSGLSYGGAHNIRELQANAEFVEITPAGIRESNSHDVDRD comes from the coding sequence ATGCAAATCCGACCTACCAAAGGATTGACCTTCGACGACGTGCTGCTGATCCCGCGCCGTTCGTCCATCGCCTCGCGGCAGGACGTGGACACATCCACGCGGCTGACCGCGGACATCAACATCAAAATCCCGATCCTGTCCGCCAACATGGACACGGTCACCGAAGCGCGCATGGCGATCGCCATGGCGCGCGCCGGCGGGATCGGAATCCTGCATCGCTTTATGAGCATCGAAGCGCAGGTGCGCGAAGTGAAGATTGTCAAACGCGCCCAGGGCTTCATCATCGAACATCCCTACGACACCGATCCCGAGGCGACCGTCGCGCAGGCGCGCGCGCTGATGGACCGCTTCAAAGTCGGCGCGTTGATCGTAAAGGAGGCGGACAGGCTCGTCGGCCTCGTCTCGCAACGCGACCTCATGCTGGCTCCCGCTTCGATCGGCAGCGTCCGCGCCGCGATGACGCCGCGCGAACGCCTCATCACCGTCAAACCCGACGTGACCGTGGAACAGGCGCGCGAACTGCTCTACAAACACCGCATCGAAAAACTGCCCGTGCTGGACGACGACGACAAACTGGTGGGGCTCATCACTTCGCGCGACCTGATCAAACTGGACCAGTCTCCCGATGTGACCACCGACGAAAAGGGACGCCTGCGCGTCGGCGCGGCGATCGGCGTCGCGGCGCGGGAGGAGGAGCGCGCCGCCGAACTGCTCAAGGCGGGCGCGGACGTCCTCGTGCTGGACATCGCGCACGGTCACGCCGACCACTGCATCCAGATGGTCAAGTCCCTGCGCGCGAAATTTCCGCGCGTCCAGATTATCGCGGGGAACGTGGCCTCGCGCGAGGGCGCGCGCGAACTCGCCGAAGCGGGCGCGGACGCGGTCAAGGTCGGGATCGGTCCCGGCTCCATCTGCACCACGCGCATCGTGACGGGCTTCGGCGTCCCGCAGTTGACCGCCGTCATGGACAGCGCCGCGGGCGTGAAAGACTCGGGGCGCGACATCCCGCTTATCTCCGATGGAGGCATCCGCACGCCCGGCGATCTCGTCAAGGCGCTGGCCGCGGGCGCGGAGACGGCGATGATCGGCGGCTTGTTCGCGGGTTGCGACGAGGCGCCCGGCTCGCCCGTCCTGCGCGACGGAAAGAAGGTCAAGGTCGTGCGCGGTATGGCGTCCCTCGGCGCGACGATGGACCGTCGTCTGGCGGAACGCGGCGAGGACGAATCCGCCGAGGATCAGGAAGACTGGTCAAAAGTCGTGCCTGAAGGAGTCGAAGCCGTCGTCCCGTATCGCGGCAACGTCAGCGAGATCCTGCATCAACTCGTGGGCGGACTGCGCTCCGGCTTGAGTTACGGCGGCGCGCACAACATCCGCGAACTGCAAGCCAATGCCGAGTTCGTCGAGATCACGCCCGCTGGCATCCGCGAATCCAACTCGCACGACGTGGATCGGGATTAG
- a CDS encoding single-stranded-DNA-specific exonuclease RecJ: MTHKNRWLLQTRITPEADAALDAHPPILRQILFNRGIASNAEAEAFLRAEPNFSADPFQMKDMRVAVERIQAALANREPIAVYGDYDVDGVTATALLVQCLRALGGDVHEYIPNRFEEGYGLNNDALDKLHADGIRLVVSVDCGIRSPEEARHARDLGLDLVISDHHEPSGDLPDALAVLNPKQDGDAYPEKYLAGVGIAYKIAEALHSLQPSAFALESFLDLVALGTVADLAPLTGENRALVRKGLEQMRQTSRQGLFSLANVAGADITKANATTIGFTFGPRLNASGRLDSALASYRLLVTDDVQEAGDIAVKLNQQNTERQKLTKEIQAQAEALALDGQKDSLLLFAVHPDFNHGVVGLAASRLTELYYRPAVVGHFGEETTRCSCRSIPEFHITRALDECADLLVRHGGHAAAAGFTVRNEKLDELVARLRSIAERELDGRDLRASLSADAEVPLSQLTFDLLSQLEQLQPTGYGNPEPVFISRGVKVQSKRAVGADSKHLKLTLTDGRFTVDAIGFRLGDLLPNLPTMADVLYTFEVNEYNGRKSLQLNLKDIKAAGIPD; this comes from the coding sequence ATGACCCACAAAAATCGCTGGCTCCTGCAAACCCGCATCACCCCCGAAGCGGACGCGGCGCTCGACGCCCATCCGCCCATCCTGCGGCAGATCCTCTTCAACCGCGGCATCGCCTCCAATGCGGAGGCTGAGGCCTTCCTGCGCGCCGAGCCGAACTTCAGCGCCGACCCGTTCCAGATGAAGGACATGCGCGTCGCTGTGGAGCGTATCCAGGCCGCGCTCGCGAATCGCGAACCCATCGCCGTCTATGGCGATTACGACGTGGACGGCGTCACCGCCACCGCGCTGCTGGTCCAGTGTCTGCGCGCCCTCGGCGGCGACGTCCACGAATACATCCCCAACCGCTTCGAGGAAGGCTACGGACTGAACAACGACGCGCTCGACAAACTCCACGCGGATGGGATTCGACTCGTCGTCAGCGTGGACTGCGGCATCCGCTCGCCCGAAGAAGCCCGCCACGCGCGTGACCTCGGGCTGGACCTCGTCATCTCGGACCATCACGAACCCTCGGGCGACCTCCCCGACGCGCTGGCCGTGCTGAATCCCAAACAGGACGGCGACGCCTATCCCGAAAAATATCTCGCGGGCGTGGGCATCGCGTACAAGATCGCCGAGGCGCTGCATAGCCTCCAACCTTCAGCCTTCGCCCTTGAATCGTTCCTCGATTTGGTTGCCCTCGGCACCGTCGCGGACCTCGCGCCGCTCACCGGCGAGAACCGCGCCCTCGTCCGCAAGGGACTGGAACAGATGCGCCAGACTTCGCGGCAGGGACTGTTCTCGCTCGCGAATGTGGCAGGCGCGGACATCACGAAAGCCAACGCGACCACCATCGGATTCACGTTCGGGCCGCGTCTCAACGCCTCGGGGCGGCTGGACTCGGCGCTGGCCTCCTACCGCCTGCTCGTCACAGACGACGTCCAGGAAGCGGGCGACATCGCGGTGAAACTGAACCAGCAGAACACGGAACGCCAGAAATTGACGAAGGAAATCCAGGCGCAGGCCGAGGCGCTGGCGCTGGACGGACAAAAGGACTCGCTCCTGCTCTTCGCCGTCCACCCCGACTTCAATCACGGCGTGGTCGGACTCGCCGCCTCGCGTCTCACGGAACTCTACTACCGCCCGGCCGTCGTCGGTCACTTCGGCGAGGAGACGACGCGCTGCTCCTGCCGCTCGATCCCCGAATTCCACATCACGCGCGCGCTGGACGAGTGCGCCGACCTGCTTGTCCGTCACGGCGGGCACGCGGCCGCGGCGGGATTCACCGTCCGCAACGAAAAACTCGACGAACTGGTGGCCCGCCTGAGGTCCATCGCGGAGCGGGAATTGGACGGGCGCGACCTGCGGGCGAGCCTGTCCGCCGACGCGGAGGTCCCGCTCTCACAGTTGACGTTCGACCTGCTTTCGCAATTGGAACAACTCCAGCCCACCGGCTACGGAAATCCCGAACCCGTCTTCATCTCGCGCGGCGTCAAAGTGCAAAGCAAGCGCGCCGTGGGCGCGGACTCGAAACACCTGAAGCTGACGCTCACCGACGGACGCTTCACCGTTGACGCCATCGGGTTCCGTCTCGGCGACCTGCTCCCAAACCTGCCGACAATGGCGGACGTGTTGTATACTTTTGAAGTCAACGAATACAACGGGCGCAAAAGCCTGCAATTGAATCTCAAAGATATCAAAGCCGCGGGGATTCCAGATTAA
- a CDS encoding uroporphyrinogen decarboxylase gives MTTHRERLQTCLDGGQPDRVPVALWRHFPVDDQSPETLAAATLHWQRQYDFDFVKVTPASSFCLKDWGADDVWEGHTEGTRRYVKRVVSGPRDWARLPELDPTSPRLSAQLECLRLLKQGLPAETPFIQTVFSPLAQAKNLAGNDMLLAHLRLYPDDVMKGLETIARTTRRFVEAALETGIDGIFYAVQHAQAALLSLEEYKTFGLPFDQQVIEPAKSSWLNVLHLHGRDIHYSLLSALSFPIVNWHDRETAPSLAEAQALYDGVVCGGLRQDTLALGNPAQVREEAEEAIRQTRGRKFILSTGCVVPVIASHGNLIAARESVEK, from the coding sequence ATGACAACCCATCGCGAACGCCTCCAAACCTGTCTCGACGGCGGACAGCCCGACCGCGTCCCCGTCGCGCTCTGGCGCCACTTCCCCGTGGACGACCAGTCTCCCGAAACGCTCGCCGCCGCGACGCTTCACTGGCAAAGGCAATACGATTTCGACTTCGTCAAAGTGACTCCCGCCTCGTCGTTCTGTCTCAAGGACTGGGGCGCGGACGACGTTTGGGAGGGACACACCGAGGGGACGCGCCGCTACGTCAAACGCGTCGTCTCTGGACCTCGCGACTGGGCGCGCCTGCCCGAGCTGGATCCAACCTCGCCGCGTCTTTCCGCGCAACTGGAATGTCTCCGCCTCCTCAAGCAGGGACTGCCCGCCGAAACGCCCTTCATCCAGACTGTGTTCAGTCCGCTGGCGCAGGCAAAAAATCTCGCGGGCAACGACATGCTCCTCGCGCATCTCCGCCTGTATCCAGATGACGTAATGAAAGGACTTGAGACCATCGCGCGGACGACGCGCCGCTTCGTGGAAGCCGCGCTCGAAACGGGCATTGACGGAATCTTCTACGCCGTCCAACACGCGCAGGCGGCGCTGCTCTCGCTCGAAGAATACAAAACCTTCGGCCTCCCATTTGACCAGCAAGTGATCGAACCCGCCAAATCCTCGTGGCTGAACGTCCTCCATCTTCATGGGCGCGATATTCACTACTCTCTGCTCTCCGCTCTCTCATTTCCCATCGTAAATTGGCACGACCGCGAAACCGCGCCAAGCCTCGCGGAGGCCCAGGCGCTCTACGATGGCGTCGTCTGCGGCGGCTTGAGGCAGGATACGCTCGCGCTGGGCAATCCCGCGCAGGTCAGGGAAGAGGCGGAGGAGGCCATCCGTCAAACGCGCGGACGGAAGTTCATCCTGTCCACGGGCTGCGTGGTCCCCGTCATCGCGTCACATGGGAATTTGATCGCAGCAAGAGAGAGTGTTGAGAAATGA
- a CDS encoding beta-ketoacyl-[acyl-carrier-protein] synthase II, whose translation MEKIVITGMGTVNPLGLSVAESWQAAVNGVSGVGPITQFDATEYLVKIACEARNFNPENYMDAREARRRDRFEQLAAAAVKEAVEQSSLRVTEENAPRVGVVISAAIGGLKSLEEVIFTVRDVGPRRVSPFAIPMLMPNGASGLVAIDYGITGPCISVASACASGADGIGTAWMMLRNGTIDVAIAGASEAPICRAGVAAFDRVGAMSRRNDDYSMTPQPFDKNRDGLVMGEGAAVLVMETESHARARGAAILAELAGYASTADAFHITAPHEEGAGGAAAILHALNSAGVNADEVGYISAHGTGTQLNDLSETKAVKNAFGAQAYKIPISSTKSMTGHCMGATGAIEAVFCVQALREGLLPPTIHYETPDPDCDLDYIPNQAREAKINVAISNAFGFGGHNAVLVIRKYE comes from the coding sequence ATGGAAAAAATCGTCATCACAGGCATGGGAACCGTCAACCCGCTGGGGTTGTCCGTCGCGGAGTCGTGGCAGGCCGCGGTCAACGGCGTTTCGGGGGTGGGGCCGATCACCCAGTTCGACGCGACCGAATACCTCGTCAAGATCGCCTGCGAAGCGAGAAATTTCAATCCCGAAAATTACATGGACGCGCGGGAGGCGCGTCGCCGCGACCGTTTCGAGCAGCTGGCGGCCGCGGCCGTCAAAGAGGCCGTGGAGCAATCGTCCCTGCGCGTCACCGAGGAAAACGCCCCGCGCGTCGGCGTGGTCATCTCCGCCGCCATCGGCGGGCTCAAGTCGCTGGAGGAAGTCATCTTCACCGTGCGAGACGTGGGGCCGCGCCGCGTCAGCCCGTTCGCCATCCCGATGCTGATGCCGAACGGCGCTTCGGGACTCGTCGCCATTGATTACGGGATCACAGGCCCGTGCATCTCCGTCGCCTCGGCCTGCGCTTCGGGCGCGGACGGGATCGGGACCGCGTGGATGATGCTCCGCAACGGGACGATTGACGTCGCCATCGCGGGCGCGTCGGAGGCTCCCATCTGCCGCGCGGGCGTGGCCGCCTTCGACCGCGTCGGCGCCATGTCGCGCCGCAACGACGATTACTCGATGACGCCCCAGCCCTTCGACAAAAACCGCGACGGGTTGGTGATGGGCGAGGGCGCGGCCGTCCTGGTGATGGAGACCGAGTCGCACGCCAGGGCGCGCGGCGCGGCGATCCTGGCCGAACTGGCGGGCTACGCCTCCACCGCCGACGCGTTCCACATCACCGCGCCGCACGAGGAGGGCGCGGGCGGCGCGGCCGCCATCCTCCACGCGCTGAACTCGGCGGGCGTCAACGCGGACGAGGTCGGCTACATCTCCGCGCACGGGACGGGAACTCAACTCAACGACCTGTCCGAGACGAAGGCCGTCAAAAACGCGTTCGGCGCGCAGGCCTACAAAATCCCGATATCGTCCACCAAATCCATGACGGGACATTGCATGGGCGCGACGGGCGCCATCGAAGCCGTCTTCTGCGTGCAGGCGCTGCGCGAGGGACTGCTCCCGCCGACCATCCACTACGAAACGCCCGACCCCGACTGCGACCTCGATTACATCCCAAACCAGGCGCGCGAGGCGAAGATCAACGTCGCCATCAGCAACGCCTTCGGGTTTGGCGGGCATAACGCG
- a CDS encoding molybdenum cofactor biosynthesis protein MoaE has protein sequence MRPPDHPTIFEITEDELDLDALLDAITLPSTGAAAIFTGMVRGVTSRGEAHETVYLEYEAYKPMAEAKMKQVADEIRARWPTIEGIAVVQRVGRLYPRTPTVLIAVTAAHRDTGVFDAARYGIDRLKEIVPVWKKEVGPNGEEWVEGDYIPKAGE, from the coding sequence ATGAGACCGCCCGACCATCCGACTATTTTTGAAATCACCGAAGACGAACTCGACCTGGACGCGCTGCTCGACGCGATCACGCTTCCATCCACGGGCGCGGCGGCAATCTTTACGGGCATGGTGCGCGGCGTAACGAGTCGCGGCGAGGCGCACGAGACCGTCTATCTCGAATACGAGGCCTACAAACCGATGGCCGAAGCGAAGATGAAACAGGTCGCGGACGAGATCCGCGCGCGTTGGCCGACCATCGAGGGCATCGCCGTCGTCCAGCGCGTCGGGCGGTTGTACCCGCGCACGCCCACGGTGCTGATCGCCGTCACCGCCGCGCACCGCGACACGGGAGTCTTCGACGCGGCGCGGTACGGGATCGACCGCCTGAAAGAGATCGTCCCCGTCTGGAAGAAGGAAGTCGGTCCGAACGGAGAGGAATGGGTCGAGGGCGATTACATCCCGAAAGCAGGAGAGTAA
- a CDS encoding ribosome biogenesis GTPase Der: MKPVVALVGRPNVGKSTLFNRLIGERLAIVDDTPGTTRDRLVGEAEWNGRAFHVVDTGGIDPTHGGRSPLSVGSADFIKEIREQALTAVRDADAILFLVDGIEGLAEPDREVAGILRRMQKKVGETFQPPIFVAVNKCESAQRRDEAAQFYELGLGDPYPISSIHGTDVGDLLDALVMSFPEQPLEEEDDSVKIAIVGKPNAGKSSLLNRLAGEERAIVSPIAGTTRDSIDTRLDFNGVAVTLIDTAGIRRRGKIEQGVERYSVLRAFKSIERADVALMVIDAVEGISTQDAHIAGFVLEASKSVVVLVNKWDAVEKDAYTMSAYTDKIREELNFMSYVPLLFISARTGQRVEQVLPLALQVQEERLARLTTSQINQILMKAQDEHPAPSRAGRALKMYYGTQVRSDPPTFMIYVNDPKLAHFSYRRFVENRIRAEYGFLGTPIRLVMKGRKEK; this comes from the coding sequence ATGAAACCTGTTGTAGCGCTCGTCGGCCGGCCGAACGTCGGCAAAAGCACTTTGTTCAACCGTCTGATCGGCGAACGTCTCGCCATCGTGGACGACACGCCCGGCACCACGCGTGACCGTCTGGTGGGCGAGGCCGAATGGAACGGGCGCGCCTTCCATGTGGTGGATACGGGCGGGATCGATCCCACGCACGGAGGCCGCTCCCCGCTCTCCGTCGGCTCGGCGGACTTCATCAAAGAGATTCGCGAACAGGCGCTGACCGCCGTCCGCGACGCGGACGCGATCCTGTTTCTGGTAGACGGCATCGAGGGCCTCGCCGAACCCGACCGCGAGGTGGCGGGCATCCTGCGGCGGATGCAGAAAAAAGTCGGCGAGACCTTCCAGCCGCCGATCTTCGTGGCGGTCAACAAATGCGAGAGCGCGCAGAGACGCGACGAGGCGGCGCAGTTCTACGAGTTGGGGCTGGGCGACCCGTATCCGATCTCGTCCATCCACGGGACGGACGTGGGCGACCTGCTCGACGCGCTGGTGATGTCCTTCCCCGAACAACCCCTGGAGGAAGAGGACGATTCGGTCAAGATCGCCATCGTCGGCAAGCCGAACGCCGGGAAGTCATCCCTGCTGAACAGGCTGGCCGGCGAGGAACGCGCCATCGTCAGTCCCATCGCGGGGACGACGCGCGACTCGATTGACACGCGTCTCGACTTCAACGGGGTGGCGGTCACGCTGATAGACACCGCAGGCATCCGTCGGCGTGGAAAGATCGAACAGGGCGTGGAACGCTATTCCGTGCTGCGCGCCTTCAAGTCCATCGAACGTGCCGACGTGGCGCTGATGGTCATAGACGCGGTCGAGGGGATCTCCACGCAGGACGCGCACATCGCCGGCTTCGTGCTGGAGGCCTCGAAAAGCGTGGTCGTCCTGGTGAACAAATGGGACGCGGTGGAAAAAGACGCGTACACGATGAGCGCGTATACCGACAAGATTCGGGAAGAACTGAACTTCATGAGTTACGTCCCGCTGCTGTTCATCTCCGCCAGGACGGGTCAGCGCGTGGAGCAGGTTCTGCCGCTCGCGCTGCAAGTGCAGGAGGAACGGCTGGCGCGCCTGACGACTTCGCAGATCAATCAAATCCTGATGAAGGCGCAGGATGAACACCCCGCGCCGTCCCGCGCGGGACGCGCCCTGAAGATGTACTACGGCACGCAGGTCCGCTCCGACCCGCCGACGTTTATGATCTACGTGAACGATCCGAAGCTGGCGCATTTCTCGTATCGCCGCTTCGTGGAGAATCGCATCCGCGCGGAATACGGGTTTCTCGGAACGCCGATCCGTCTGGTGATGAAGGGGAGAAAAGAGAAGTGA